The following proteins are co-located in the Anomalospiza imberbis isolate Cuckoo-Finch-1a 21T00152 chromosome 1, ASM3175350v1, whole genome shotgun sequence genome:
- the ATG9B gene encoding autophagy-related protein 9B: MAEQGEEHREYGEYRRLEDCEEDSPPGEEEEEQLLLHVTEGPTDSWHHVKDLDSFFTKIYQFHQRNGFACVLLSDVLELVQFLFVVTFSTFLLCCVDYDVLFATRPLNHSHVPERAKVTLPDAVLPTPQCARRLRGSGWLLFLLVLAGAVWLCRLVTALRRLVGYWEIRSFYIRALGIPAEELCNHSWQSVQARLLALQRRQPLCVPRRELTELDIHHRILRFRNYTVAMVNKSLLPVRFHLPLLGPVVFLTRGLQFNLELLLFHGPAALFQNTWSLRPQVKRAGARRALARGLARAAVLLGVANLALCPCVLGWRLLLAFFSYAEGLKRAPGSLGARRWSLYARHYLRHFNELGHELQVRLGRGHAPATKYMDSFSSPLLAVLARHVGFFAGSVLAVLIVLTVYDEDVLTVQHILTAITLLGLVVTVARSFIPDEHAVWCPEQLLQRVLAHVHYLPEHWQGRAGRAETRAEMAQLFQYKAVFILEELLSPLVTPLILIFAFPPRALDIVDFFRNFTVEVAGVGDICSFAQLDVRHHGNPQWLSEGHTEAPPERQAEHGKTELSLMRFALSNPRWRPPPPARRFLGHLQAQVTRDAATAPAPRHLLAEGPLAASLLSEDSALAPEGLVTSVLAASGLVARDPRFGQPCSTASATASLLASLRNPLGTPPCGAPDSPGGHQCPEDRPALSESRLRSLSRSALLAEVASAEMSLHAIYLHQLHQQQQQQPQGLSPQPAGAPKHPFVTTGSAARASQLREMPLGGWAEEEEEEEEETMT; the protein is encoded by the exons ATGgcggagcagggagaggagcaccGGGAGTACGGGGAGTACCGGCGGCTGGAGGATTGTGAGGAGGACTCGCCCCccggcgaggaggaggaggagcagctgctgctgcacgTCACTGAAGGACCGACAG ACTCGTGGCACCACGTCAAGGACCTGGACAGTTTCTTCACCAAGAT CTACCAGTTCCACCAGAGGAATGGCTTTGCCTGCGTCCTGCTCTCGGACGTCCTCGAGCTGGT gCAGTTCCTGTTCGTCGTCACCTTCAGCACGTTCCTGCTGTGCTGCGTGGACTACGACGTCCTGTTCGCCACCCGCCCGCTCAACCACAGCCACGTCCCCGAGCGCGCCAAGGTGACGCTGCCCGACGCCGTGCTGCCCACCCCGCAGTGCGCCCGCAG GCTCCGTGGCAGCGGGtggctgctgttcctgctggtGCTGGCGGGCGCGGTCTGGCTGTGCCGCCTGGTCACGGCGCTCCGGCGCCTCGTGGGCTACTGGGAGATCCGGAGCTTCTACATCCGCGCGCTCGGCATCCCCGCG gaggagctgtgtaACCACAGCTGGCAGTCGGTGCAGGCCcggctgctggccctgcagcgGCGCCAGCCCCTGTGCGTGCCGCGCCGGGAGCTGACGGAGCTCGACATCCACCACCGCATCCTGCGCTTCCGCAACTACACCGTGGCCATGGTCAACAAATCCCTGCTGCCCGTGCGCTTCCACCTCCCGCTGCTGGGCCCCGTCGTCTTCCTCACACGCGGCCTGCAGTTcaacctggagctgctgctgttccacGGCCCGGCCGCGCTCTTCCAGAACACCTGGAGCCTGCGGCCGCAGGTGAAGCGGGCGGGCGCGCGGCGGGCGCTGGCGCGGGGGCTGGCGCGGGCGGCCGtgctgctgggggtggccaacctggcGCTGTGCCCCTGCGTGCTGGGCTGGCGCCTGCTGCTCGCCTTCTTCAGCTACGCGGAGGGGCTGAAGCGGGCCCCGGGCAGCCTGGGCGCGCGCCGCTGGTCACTCTACGCGCGCCACTACCTGCGCCACTTCAACGAGCTGGGCCACGAGCTGCAGGTGCGGCTCGGCCGCGGCCACGCACCGGCCACCAAATACATGGACTCGTTCAGCAGCCCGCTGCTGGCCGTGCTGGCTCGCCACGTCGGCTTCTTCGCCGGCTCCGTGCTGGCCGTGCTCATCGTGCTCACCGTGTACGACGAGGACGTGCTGAcggtgcagcacatcctgacgGCCATCACGCTGCTGGGGCTCGTGGTCACCGTGGCCAG gtccttcatCCCGGACGAGCACGCGGTGTGGTGCccggagcagctgctgcagcggGTCCTGGCACACGTTCATTACCTGCCCGAGCACTGGCAGGGCCGCGCCGGCCGCGCCGAGACACGAGCAGAGATGGCGCAGCTCTTCCAGTACAAGGCG GTTTTcatcctggaggagctgctgagcccCCTCGTGACACCCCTGATCCTCATCTTCGCGTTCCCCCCCCGCGCCCTCGACATCGTGGACTTCTTCCGCAACTTCACGGTGGAGGTGGCGGGGGTGGGCGACATCTGCTCCTTCGCGCAGCTGGACGTGCGTCACCACGGCAACCCCCAG tgGCTGTCGGAGGGACACACGGAGGCCCCCCCGGAGCGCCAAGCGGAGCACGGCAAGACGGAGCTGTCGCTGATGCGCTTCGCCCTGAGCAATCCCCGgtggcggccgccgccgcccgcccgccgcttCCTCGGCCACCTCCAGGCGCAGGTGACTCGCGACGCGGCcaccgcgcccgccccgcggcacCTGCTAGCCGAGGGGCCGCTGGCCGCGTCCCTTCTGTCCGAGGACTCGGCCCTGGCG CCCGAGGGGCTGGTGACCAGTGTCTTGGCGGCCAGCGGGCTGGTGGCCCGGGACCCGCGCTTtgggcagccctgcagcacgGCCAGCGCCACCGCCAGCCTGCTGGCGTCCCTGCGGAACCCCCTGGGGACCCCGCCCTGCGGAGCCCCCGACAGCCCTGGGGGGCACCAGTGCCCCgaggacag GCCGGCGCTGAGTGAGTCGCGGCTGCGCAGCCTGAGCCGCTCGGCGCTGCTGGCCGAGGTGGCCTCCGCCGAGATGAGCCTTCACGCCATCTACCTGCACCAG ctccaccagcagcagcagcagcagccgcagGGCCTCAGCCCCCAGCCCGCGGGGGCACCCAAACACCCCTTCGTGACCACAG gctCGGCTGCCCGGGCCTCGCAGCTGCGGGAGATGCCGCTGGGCGGGTGGGccgaggaggaagaggaggaggaagaggagacgATGACGtag
- the ABCB8 gene encoding mitochondrial potassium channel ATP-binding subunit gives MPLPVLLLRAAGAWTRLRPPSVPGRSFRYGGRLGLAGPPRLPPALPAPRRLLLAGSATATATGGVLLGLLHTAARCQEAAVPAVPPGAPEPPESPPETPFDWPLFWTFLRPQLLALSAAVVLALGAALLNVRIPVLLGQLVDVVARCARGHVSTYLREVRRPALRLLAIYCLQGLLTFGYIALLARVGERVAGNMRKALFSALLRQEVAFFDATRTGQLVTRLTADIQEFKSSFKLAISQGLRSGTQTAGCFVSLYLLSPKLTGLLLVALPALVGAGAFIGAFLRSLSRQAQEQVAKATVVADEALGNVRTVRAFAMEEQQAGLFRAEVDRAGRLSEQLGLGIAAFQGLSNLALNGIVLGTIFVGGSLMAGDQLSPGDLMSFLVASQTVQRSLASISILMGQVVRGLSAGARVLELLRLEPLVPLQGGASIPAHSLRGRICFNHVSFSYPTRPGYPVLQDFSLTLPPCQTVAIVGPSGGGKSTVAALLERFYEPTAGTITLDGHDIASLDPSWLRGQVIGFISQEPVLFGTTIMENIRFGKPGASDDEVYEAARLANADGFIRSFPQGYDTIVGERGTALSGGQKQRIAIARALLKDPAVLILDEATSALDAQAERAVQAALDRAATGRTVLLIAHRLSTIRGAHLIAVLAHGRVAEAGTHEELLRRGGLYAELIRRQTKEGS, from the exons ATGCCGCTGCCGGTGCTCTTGCTGCGGGCAGCGGGCGCTTGGACCCGGCTCCGGCCGCCCTCCGTCCCGGGGCGCAG TTTCAGGTATGGGGGGCGCCTGGGGCTGGCCGGGCCCCCCCGGCTGCCCCCAGCGCTGCCGGCCCCCCGCCGCCTGCTCCTGGCCGGCTCGGCCACCGCCACGGCCACGGGCGgcgtgctgctggggctgctgcacaCGGCTGCGCGCTGCCAGGAGGCCGCTGTCCCCGCCGTGCCCCCCGGTGCTCCCGAGCCTCCAGAGTCCCCTCCGGAGACCCCCTTTGACTGGCCACTGTTCTGGACCTTCCTGCGCCCGCAGCTCCTGGCGCTCTCCGCTGCTGTTGTG CTGGCGCTGGGCGCGGCCCTGCTCAACGTGCGCATCCCGGTGCTGCTGGGCCAGCTGGTGGACGTGGTGGCCCGATGTGCCCGTGGCCACGTCTCCACGTACCTGCGGGAGGTGCGGCGCCCGGCCCTGCGCCTCCTCGCCATCTACTGCCTGCAG GGCCTGCTGACCTTCGGGTACATCGCGCTGCTGGCCCGCGTCGGAGAGCGGGTGGCCGGCAACATGCGCAAGGCGCTCTTCAGCGCCCTGCTCAG GCAGGAGGTGGCCTTCTTTGATGCCACACGCACGGGGCAGCTGGTGACGCGGCTGACGGCCGACATCCAGGAATTCAAGTCTTCCTTCAAGCTGGCCATCTCCCAG GGCCTGCGCAGCGGCACCCAGACCGCCGGCTGCTTCGTGTCGCTGTACCTGCTCTCGCCCAAGCTCACGGGGCTGCTGCTCGTGGCGCTGCCGGCGCTGGTGGGCGCCGGCGCCTTCATCGGCGCCTTCCTCCGCAGCCTCTCCCgccaggcacaggagcag GTGGCCAAGGCCACCGTGGTGGCCGACGAGGCGCTGGGCAATGTGCGGACGGTGCGTGCCTTCGccatggaggagcagcaggcagg gctGTTCCGTGCCGAGGTGGACCGTGCCGGACGTCTGAGCGAGCAGCTGGGGCTCGGCATCGCCGCCTTCCAGGGGCTCTCCAACCTGGCTCTCAATG GCATCGTGCTGGGAACCATCTTCGTCGGTGGCTCCCTGATGGCTGGAGACCAGCTCTCGCCTGGTGACCTCATGTCCTTCCTGGTGGCCTCGCAGACAGTGCAAAG GTCCTTGGCCAGCATCTCCATCCTGATGGGCCAG GTGGTGCGGGGTCTGAGTGCTGGTGCCCGTGTCTTGGAGCTGCTGAGACTGGAGCCCCTCGTGCCACTGCAGGGAGGagcctccatccctgcccactCCCTGCGTGGACGCATCTGCTTCAACCACGTGTCCTTCAG ttaTCCCACCCGGCCTGGCTACCCTGTCCTGCAGGACTTCAGCCTCACCCTGCCCCCCTGCCAGACCGTGGCCATCGTGGGCCCCTCCGGAGGAG ggaaGTCAACGGTGGCAGCGCTGCTGGAGCGGTTCTATGAGCCCACAGCGGGAACCATCACCCTGGATGGGCACGACATCGCCAGCCTGGACCCCTCCTGGCTGCGGGGGCAGGTCATCGGCTTCATCAGCcag GAGCCGGTGCTGTTTGGCACCACCATCATGGAGAACATCCGCTTCGGGAAGCCAGGAGCCTCTGACGACGAGGTGTACGAGGCCGCCCGGCTCGCCAACGCTGACGGCTTCATCCGCAGCTTCCCCCAGGGCTACGACACCATCGTGG GCGAGCGCGGCACGGCGCTGTCCGGGGGGCAGAAGCAGCGCATCGCCATCGCCCGCGCGCTGCTCAAGGACCCCGCCGTGCTCATCCTGGACGAGGCCACGAGCGCGCTGGACGCGCAGGCCGAGCGCGCCGTGCAGGCGGCGCTGGACCGCGCGGCCACCGGCCGCACCGTGCTGCTCATCGCCCACCGCCTCAGCACCATCCGCGGCGCGCACCTCATCGCCGTGCTGGCCCACGGCCGCGTGGCCGAG GCAGGGACTCACGAGGAGCTGCTGCGACGCGGGGGTCTCTACGCCGAGCTCATCCGACGGCAGACTAAGGAGGGGTCCTGA